A window of the Parvularcula bermudensis HTCC2503 genome harbors these coding sequences:
- a CDS encoding chemotaxis protein CheD — protein sequence MNTVCLSSFETPGKKIIRVVQGEFAISGDREALMTTILGSCIAVCLCDPVARIGGINHFLLPGDGDGASGTAKYGAFAMEQLVNALLRGGASRSRLEAKVFGGGRVVSGLSDIGERNAAFALNYLSTENIRVVSKSVEGERARRIEYVPTTGSARQKFVDSRQAPAVKPKMPVAPPTSGDVDFF from the coding sequence GTGAACACAGTTTGTCTCTCATCCTTCGAGACCCCCGGGAAGAAAATAATCCGGGTGGTGCAGGGCGAATTCGCCATCTCAGGAGACCGTGAAGCGTTGATGACCACGATTTTGGGGTCATGCATCGCGGTGTGTCTGTGCGATCCTGTGGCGCGGATCGGCGGGATCAATCACTTCCTCCTGCCTGGCGATGGCGATGGCGCGTCGGGGACGGCAAAATATGGGGCGTTCGCGATGGAGCAATTGGTTAATGCCCTGTTGCGGGGAGGCGCCTCTCGTAGCCGTCTTGAAGCCAAGGTCTTCGGGGGAGGTCGGGTCGTCAGTGGATTGAGCGATATCGGTGAGCGGAACGCCGCTTTCGCGCTAAATTATCTGTCTACTGAAAATATCAGGGTAGTTTCCAAGAGTGTAGAGGGCGAGCGGGCAAGGCGGATCGAGTATGTCCCGACCACAGGCTCGGCACGGCAGAAATTCGTCGACTCACGACAAGCCCCTGCGGTGAAACCGAAAATGCCGGTTGCACCCCCGACATCAGGGGACGTGGACTTTTTCTAA
- a CDS encoding IS3 family transposase (programmed frameshift), translating to MGRKRRTAEEIIGHLREVEVRLAKGETIGIACRAIGVTEQTYYRWRREYGGLKVDQAKRLKELEKENQRLRKAVSDLTLDKLILSEAAKGKLLSPDRRRKCVDHVTKEHGVSERRACEVVGQHRSTQRKRPSGRPGEKALTGAIIQLAEQYGRYGYRRVTALLRRDGWHVNQKRVYRIWRREGLKVPQKQPKRGRLWLNDGSCVRLRPERPNHVWSYDFVQDRTHDGRVYRMLCIIDEFTRECLSIRVERRLNSQNVLEELSQLFLIHGPPENIRSDNGPEFIATAVRGWLGRLGVTTLYIEPGSPWENGYCESFNSKLRDEFLDREIVYTLKEAKALIEWWRRHYNQLRPHSSLGYNPPAPKTILPAGLPPPYYEGAAA from the exons ATGGGACGGAAGAGACGAACGGCCGAGGAGATCATCGGTCATTTGCGAGAGGTCGAGGTGCGCCTGGCGAAGGGCGAGACCATCGGGATTGCCTGCCGGGCGATCGGTGTGACCGAGCAGACGTACTATAGGTGGCGACGGGAGTATGGCGGTCTGAAGGTCGATCAGGCGAAGCGGCTTAAAGAGCTTGAGAAAGAGAACCAACGCCTACGGAAGGCTGTGTCGGATCTCACGCTGGACAAGCTCATTCTTTCTGAGGCCGCAA AAGGGAAACTTCTGAGCCCCGACCGCCGTCGGAAATGCGTCGATCACGTCACGAAGGAGCATGGCGTCTCAGAGCGCCGTGCCTGCGAGGTGGTGGGTCAGCACCGTTCGACCCAGAGGAAGCGTCCTTCGGGCCGTCCTGGCGAGAAGGCGCTGACCGGTGCCATCATTCAGCTAGCTGAGCAGTATGGCCGCTATGGCTATCGCCGGGTGACTGCATTGCTCCGGCGCGACGGATGGCACGTGAACCAGAAGCGGGTCTATCGCATCTGGCGGCGGGAGGGGCTTAAAGTACCGCAGAAACAACCGAAACGCGGGCGCCTATGGCTGAACGATGGGTCGTGCGTGCGGCTTCGGCCGGAGCGCCCGAACCACGTCTGGAGCTACGACTTCGTCCAGGACCGGACCCATGATGGAAGGGTCTATCGGATGCTCTGCATCATCGACGAGTTCACGAGAGAGTGCCTCTCGATTCGCGTCGAGCGAAGGCTCAACTCGCAAAACGTGCTCGAAGAGCTCTCTCAGCTGTTCCTCATCCACGGGCCACCGGAGAACATTCGCTCCGACAACGGACCAGAGTTCATCGCTACGGCTGTCCGGGGATGGCTCGGCAGGCTGGGCGTGACGACACTGTATATCGAGCCTGGCTCACCATGGGAGAACGGCTATTGCGAGAGCTTCAACTCGAAACTCAGGGACGAGTTCCTGGACCGGGAAATCGTCTATACACTGAAGGAAGCGAAGGCCCTCATCGAGTGGTGGAGGCGCCACTACAATCAGCTGCGGCCACACTCATCGCTGGGGTACAACCCGCCCGCACCGAAGACCATCTTGCCCGCGGGGCTCCCGCCGCCTTACTATGAAGGTGCGGCGGCATGA
- a CDS encoding DUF4402 domain-containing protein yields the protein MLRKTQAFGLLILATLMMGGTGSSLAQGGRSSEDIYFTSSAQLNFGRLASLGTGGRVGITADGVRWSQGSIQLLSGPFGPAQLTLSGRPNRLFLFFVQQNGTLSHQGSDLRMERIQCSIPAFGRLDRNGRADVSCGAELAIDMSAPAGLYNGTVQALVIYL from the coding sequence GTGTTAAGAAAGACGCAAGCTTTCGGTCTCCTCATCCTGGCCACGCTGATGATGGGCGGCACAGGATCCTCTCTGGCCCAAGGGGGCAGATCTAGTGAGGACATCTACTTCACGTCGTCGGCTCAATTAAATTTCGGGCGGTTAGCGAGCCTTGGGACCGGAGGACGGGTCGGCATTACGGCCGACGGCGTGCGCTGGAGCCAGGGAAGCATACAACTGCTCAGCGGCCCTTTCGGTCCGGCCCAGCTTACCCTTTCAGGGCGTCCCAATCGCCTCTTCCTCTTCTTTGTCCAACAGAACGGCACTCTCAGCCATCAGGGCAGTGATTTACGAATGGAGCGAATCCAGTGCTCCATACCTGCCTTCGGTCGGCTTGACCGGAATGGGCGTGCCGACGTCAGCTGTGGGGCAGAGCTAGCCATCGACATGTCCGCTCCTGCGGGTCTCTATAACGGGACCGTGCAGGCGCTTGTAATTTATTTGTGA
- a CDS encoding response regulator, with product MKPKSTRLAGMKVIAVDDNRINQLVLSQALKSTGADLECYFRAAEAIERLEPGASSFFLLDVIMPDMDGLTATAKIREWETANEQPHRPVLLLTAQYVGNRRDEFLACGADGLLEKPFSAGDLIAQMEALLPVEQVAIGR from the coding sequence GTGAAGCCCAAAAGCACCCGCCTGGCTGGCATGAAGGTCATTGCCGTCGATGATAACCGGATCAACCAATTGGTGTTGTCGCAAGCGCTGAAATCTACCGGGGCCGATCTTGAGTGTTATTTTCGCGCCGCTGAGGCGATTGAGCGCCTCGAGCCGGGGGCATCGAGTTTTTTCCTCCTCGATGTGATCATGCCCGATATGGATGGTCTCACCGCGACGGCAAAGATTCGGGAGTGGGAAACCGCGAATGAACAACCGCATCGGCCTGTCCTGCTTCTGACCGCCCAATATGTGGGTAATCGCCGCGATGAATTTCTGGCTTGCGGCGCCGATGGCTTGCTCGAAAAGCCATTCTCCGCCGGCGACCTTATCGCTCAGATGGAAGCATTGTTGCCTGTCGAACAGGTTGCCATTGGCCGTTAA
- a CDS encoding fimbrial biogenesis chaperone: MANRRMAHTRKGSARRLFVGLLVMLATGGASSALAGPGDLLISPTRIVLEGRDRVADLTLVNKGMETTTFRVSFENRRMLSDGRFEKVETPKDGEQFSAPFVRFAPRQVTLAPGAPQTLRLIVRKPADLEPGEYRSHLLLSAIPDVVETAPNAPATGGAISIALQPIFGLSIPVIVREGILTASVEIGDIDLDTNAETALAKVQVRRLGSRSLYGDLRLIDDRSGSVVAERRGLAVYTPNSARWATLPLPSVEEDDLSHYSVLFEDRSSTTGAVLSDPVPLLPTR; the protein is encoded by the coding sequence ATGGCAAACCGTCGTATGGCTCATACGAGGAAAGGCTCGGCGCGGCGGCTCTTTGTGGGCCTCCTCGTCATGCTGGCGACGGGGGGGGCGAGCAGTGCCCTTGCGGGCCCAGGCGATCTACTGATCTCCCCCACCCGTATCGTTCTCGAAGGCCGAGACCGCGTCGCCGACCTCACTCTTGTCAATAAGGGCATGGAGACGACGACGTTTCGCGTCTCGTTCGAGAACCGACGTATGTTGAGCGATGGCCGCTTTGAAAAGGTTGAAACGCCAAAGGACGGGGAACAATTCTCTGCCCCCTTTGTGCGCTTTGCGCCCCGGCAGGTCACGCTTGCGCCCGGCGCCCCTCAAACTCTTCGTTTGATCGTCAGAAAACCCGCCGATCTCGAACCGGGGGAATATCGATCTCACCTATTGCTGTCGGCGATTCCTGATGTCGTTGAAACGGCGCCGAACGCGCCGGCGACAGGCGGGGCGATATCGATCGCCCTACAGCCAATTTTCGGGCTGAGCATTCCGGTCATTGTCAGAGAAGGCATCTTGACCGCCTCTGTCGAGATCGGCGACATTGATCTTGACACCAATGCCGAGACCGCGCTGGCCAAAGTGCAAGTGCGGCGGCTTGGTAGCCGTTCGCTCTACGGCGATCTGCGGCTGATCGACGATCGGTCGGGCAGTGTTGTGGCCGAGCGACGGGGATTAGCTGTCTATACCCCTAATTCCGCTCGCTGGGCCACCCTCCCCCTTCCGTCGGTGGAGGAAGACGACCTCTCGCACTATTCCGTTCTGTTCGAGGACAGATCGTCGACGACAGGCGCCGTCCTTTCTGACCCCGTTCCGCTGCTGCCAACGCGTTGA
- a CDS encoding sensor histidine kinase, protein MSLSDADFAARFRHLLRQPLIGMRTLTSGLSREPLSAPAKEILSAISQGLEETDIELQALGHFLWLSYGNPIPQPAPLELEDAMAAMIGRDSDLRGEGGRIETDLAPLTVCTDENLLALSILPLLDNALAFSKGSITLTARPQAGKRVAIVVKDEGIGISDHFMAPPYEPFRVENELQTSRPSRLGLGLPVSSRAIEALGGRLIFRRPETGGTEVTVDLPAHLPER, encoded by the coding sequence ATGTCCCTCTCAGACGCTGACTTTGCCGCACGCTTTCGCCACCTCCTCAGGCAACCTCTCATTGGTATGCGGACATTGACGTCGGGTCTATCGCGCGAGCCTCTTTCTGCGCCGGCGAAGGAGATCCTCTCCGCGATAAGCCAAGGTCTTGAGGAGACCGATATCGAACTTCAGGCCCTCGGTCATTTTCTATGGTTGAGTTACGGGAACCCGATCCCGCAACCGGCTCCCCTGGAACTCGAAGACGCGATGGCGGCAATGATCGGTCGAGATAGTGACCTTCGGGGCGAGGGGGGGCGCATCGAGACGGATCTTGCTCCCCTTACAGTCTGTACCGACGAAAATTTGCTCGCATTATCGATCCTTCCCCTTCTCGATAATGCCCTCGCCTTTTCGAAAGGCAGTATCACGCTCACGGCGAGGCCTCAGGCCGGGAAAAGAGTGGCGATTGTGGTAAAAGATGAGGGGATTGGCATCAGCGATCATTTTATGGCGCCGCCTTACGAGCCCTTCCGTGTCGAGAACGAATTGCAGACATCCAGGCCGTCTCGACTGGGCCTTGGCCTCCCCGTCTCATCAAGAGCCATTGAGGCCTTGGGGGGGCGGTTGATCTTTCGCCGCCCCGAAACAGGGGGCACGGAGGTCACGGTCGACCTTCCTGCCCACCTGCCTGAGAGATAA
- a CDS encoding carboxypeptidase-like regulatory domain-containing protein, whose protein sequence is MAWLLKRLILGALCFLTWPLAIAGERPTETWPSVDPNTLIILELRTGRQILEPGLIGYDTAGGACVLFHQFTLALDFAIDHYPDRFEGWFLDEDRSFRLQYNGDEVTIGLVSKPLPRGAVFDDAGQACVVLDTLADWFPLDLTYRSSEAVLLVESHVPLPFEERMARQAQGAARSPAQERPSLEEATFAPYAVATAPIIDVSLSSEISRIDQTAASTFIAKGDLLRLTAETYGAGSAETGLDQVRFRIGRRDPRGILPSGPFLTEAMAGDVASLASPLTAAPSFGRGLLLSNRRLDRPDVFDSTDLRGPLPPGWQVELYRNGVFLAVQSAQSGNEYLFEDVALRFGRNLFTLKFYGPQGQRRDVEREILVGSDSLAPGKSRFSLSVNEDGETLFGSRDTGVERGWRALSQLDIGITETLTLGGGVSTYPDTNGQNTFAEGRMRAAIGGWAVLADVAHDLSSGAALSLAAQRGTPRFSLQASLQRFSSFESEQARFIGNSPLRSRADIRLDAQFLQETDVPLVAAFAAAWSENEEGLGRIDARARASTRLGDTYATTAIQHQHQQGTLTSHDVTTGTTLISQNTSSGPWRFNADYQFSPTWELQELSLDKQWLIGKATTTRIRSGYLFRNAQSFGEIGWSTRLDSVAIGAFARISSDQDLSVGVNLTSSLLKPPGAARWQARGQPLTQHGTIMVRPFLDQNADGKLSANEPLLGGVQAAVNGRPVDEDRPTSSNALMLTNLPAFQPVRVELDLSSLDDPFLKPSISDTVAIVPRPGRIQSIDFPLIPTGEVLGTVINRQTGRPIAGLPLELLDGEGVLIDRTRTEFDGFYIFEQLPYDTYHLRIAVDDAKKFGLAIENTPHFRLSSRQDIVEGLNLLVDSRP, encoded by the coding sequence TTGGCGTGGCTGTTAAAGCGATTGATCCTGGGGGCGCTTTGCTTCCTTACCTGGCCCCTGGCCATCGCAGGGGAACGGCCCACAGAAACCTGGCCATCGGTCGACCCGAACACACTGATCATTCTTGAGCTCCGCACAGGGCGACAAATTTTGGAGCCGGGGCTTATCGGCTACGACACGGCCGGCGGGGCCTGCGTCCTCTTTCATCAATTTACCCTCGCCCTCGATTTTGCCATCGATCACTATCCAGATCGGTTCGAAGGCTGGTTCCTCGATGAGGATAGGTCCTTCCGTCTCCAGTATAATGGTGATGAGGTAACGATTGGCCTCGTTTCCAAGCCTCTGCCGAGGGGAGCGGTGTTCGACGATGCCGGCCAGGCCTGCGTGGTCCTTGATACGCTTGCGGACTGGTTTCCCCTCGACCTCACCTACCGCTCATCGGAAGCTGTCCTGTTGGTCGAGAGCCATGTCCCACTCCCCTTCGAGGAACGCATGGCACGGCAGGCCCAGGGCGCGGCCCGTTCCCCCGCCCAAGAGCGCCCGAGCTTGGAGGAGGCGACCTTCGCACCGTACGCGGTGGCGACGGCGCCCATCATCGATGTCAGCCTATCCTCCGAGATCAGCCGTATCGATCAAACCGCCGCTAGTACCTTTATCGCGAAAGGCGATCTGTTGCGTCTGACGGCGGAAACCTATGGCGCCGGGTCGGCCGAAACCGGCCTCGACCAAGTGCGTTTCCGCATCGGACGACGTGACCCTCGGGGCATCTTGCCCTCTGGCCCCTTTCTGACCGAAGCCATGGCCGGTGATGTCGCAAGCCTTGCTAGTCCCCTCACGGCGGCCCCCTCCTTTGGTCGGGGCCTCCTCCTCTCCAATCGCCGGCTCGATCGCCCCGATGTCTTCGACAGTACCGATCTTCGGGGGCCGCTCCCGCCGGGGTGGCAGGTCGAGCTTTACCGAAACGGCGTCTTCTTGGCGGTTCAATCTGCTCAGAGCGGCAACGAATATCTCTTCGAAGATGTGGCGCTGAGATTTGGACGAAATCTTTTCACACTCAAATTCTACGGACCCCAGGGCCAGCGGCGGGATGTGGAAAGAGAGATCCTGGTGGGCTCGGACAGTCTCGCGCCGGGGAAAAGCCGCTTTTCGCTGTCTGTTAACGAGGACGGCGAAACCCTCTTCGGCAGCCGAGACACCGGCGTGGAGCGTGGCTGGCGGGCCCTTTCGCAACTCGATATCGGCATCACCGAAACACTGACCCTCGGCGGGGGGGTCAGTACCTATCCCGATACAAATGGTCAAAATACGTTTGCCGAGGGGCGAATGCGCGCCGCCATTGGGGGGTGGGCCGTTCTCGCCGATGTCGCCCATGATCTTTCCAGCGGCGCCGCCCTCTCCCTCGCCGCGCAACGAGGAACTCCCCGATTCTCGCTGCAAGCCAGTTTACAACGGTTCTCCTCGTTCGAGAGTGAACAAGCTCGCTTTATCGGAAACAGCCCCCTCCGCTCCCGCGCGGACATAAGATTAGACGCCCAATTTCTACAGGAGACCGACGTTCCCCTGGTCGCTGCCTTTGCGGCGGCCTGGTCGGAAAACGAGGAGGGCCTTGGGCGGATCGATGCGCGTGCGAGAGCGTCGACCCGCCTCGGCGACACCTATGCGACGACGGCGATCCAGCACCAGCACCAGCAAGGGACCCTCACGTCTCACGACGTGACCACGGGGACAACACTCATCAGTCAAAATACGTCATCAGGCCCCTGGCGCTTCAACGCAGACTATCAATTCTCTCCCACATGGGAGCTGCAAGAATTGTCCCTCGATAAGCAATGGCTCATCGGCAAGGCCACGACAACGCGCATAAGGAGCGGCTATCTATTCCGAAATGCCCAGTCATTTGGTGAAATCGGCTGGTCGACCCGCCTCGATTCAGTGGCGATCGGCGCCTTTGCCCGCATCAGCAGCGATCAGGATCTGAGCGTCGGGGTCAATCTGACCTCCTCTCTCCTCAAACCGCCGGGAGCAGCCCGTTGGCAGGCCCGCGGGCAGCCGCTTACCCAGCATGGCACGATCATGGTACGGCCTTTTCTCGACCAGAATGCCGATGGCAAATTATCGGCTAACGAGCCTCTGCTTGGCGGCGTACAGGCTGCGGTTAATGGGCGCCCTGTTGACGAGGACCGCCCAACCTCGTCAAACGCCCTTATGCTGACGAACCTTCCTGCATTCCAACCCGTCCGAGTCGAGCTCGATTTATCCTCCCTTGACGATCCTTTTTTGAAACCGAGTATCAGCGATACAGTGGCTATCGTACCGCGTCCGGGACGAATACAGAGCATTGATTTTCCCCTCATCCCCACCGGTGAGGTGCTGGGGACCGTCATCAATCGTCAGACTGGTCGGCCCATTGCGGGCCTCCCCTTGGAATTGCTCGATGGGGAAGGAGTTCTCATCGATCGGACCCGTACTGAATTCGATGGTTTCTATATTTTCGAACAATTACCCTACGACACATATCATTTGCGTATCGCCGTTGACGACGCCAAGAAATTCGGCCTTGCCATCGAGAACACTCCGCATTTTCGCCTTAGTTCTCGACAAGACATTGTCGAAGGACTAAATTTACTAGTCGACTCACGCCCCTGA
- a CDS encoding DUF4402 domain-containing protein, with product MHNVKIAVGLIVLALSPTGSVLAQSSTFSAQAEILDAIQLTKDADLAFGKIVADPVSGFDVTVDTTGAQNCPVGQVCFGTSTAAAFTVSGTGDNNYAVTLPVAAAITHATSSSTMLVKDFVTSLTNDRGQLTAGSDSFTLGATLEIAAAQEPGAYSGTFNVSVDYE from the coding sequence ATGCATAACGTGAAAATTGCCGTGGGGCTTATCGTTCTGGCACTCTCGCCGACAGGGAGTGTCCTCGCGCAATCATCGACCTTTTCTGCGCAGGCTGAGATTCTGGATGCGATCCAATTGACCAAGGATGCCGATCTGGCCTTTGGGAAGATCGTTGCCGATCCGGTCAGCGGTTTCGACGTCACGGTCGACACGACCGGTGCCCAGAATTGCCCGGTTGGCCAGGTCTGCTTTGGCACCAGCACCGCGGCGGCCTTTACGGTGTCCGGGACCGGGGACAACAATTACGCTGTCACGCTGCCGGTTGCGGCCGCCATTACCCACGCCACCTCGTCCAGCACAATGTTGGTCAAGGATTTTGTCACGTCCCTGACGAACGATCGTGGCCAACTGACAGCCGGGTCTGACAGCTTTACGCTGGGGGCCACTCTTGAAATCGCCGCAGCGCAAGAGCCCGGCGCCTATTCGGGGACGTTCAACGTTTCCGTCGACTACGAATAA
- a CDS encoding protein-glutamate methylesterase/protein-glutamine glutaminase — MYRTRVLIVDDSHTMCALVQLELSSDPELEVVAVAHNARDARDAIDQFKPDVLTLDIEMPGMDGLEFLSRVMKHRPTPVVMVSSLTARNKDLSVEALSRGAVDLFAKPGSGPGSRNVSFEGLAQVVREAASAKVVSPHRREIASATPQITAASGGFDDKVIAIGSSTGGVDALLAVIGQFPADCPPTVVTQHMPAGFTGSFANRLDANAAPEVVEARSGEVLQRGRVYLAPGGKTHLEVAHAKKLICRLREAPPVNGHRPSVDVLFNSVANMAGANVVGAILTGMGADGAQGLLQIRNAGGYTVGQDRETSVIYGMPRVAYEMGAVCTQLPLPDIASAILNACRRSSKRGVA, encoded by the coding sequence ATGTATAGAACGCGGGTGCTGATTGTTGATGACAGTCATACGATGTGTGCACTCGTACAGCTTGAGCTCTCTTCCGATCCTGAACTCGAGGTCGTTGCGGTCGCGCATAATGCGCGCGATGCCCGGGATGCCATCGACCAATTCAAACCCGATGTCTTAACCCTCGATATCGAAATGCCGGGGATGGATGGACTTGAGTTTCTCAGCCGGGTGATGAAGCATCGGCCGACCCCTGTGGTCATGGTGTCATCCCTCACGGCTCGGAATAAAGACCTTTCCGTTGAGGCCCTGTCCCGCGGCGCCGTCGACCTTTTCGCCAAGCCAGGTTCCGGGCCAGGTTCCCGGAATGTCAGTTTCGAAGGGTTGGCTCAGGTGGTCCGTGAGGCCGCCAGTGCCAAGGTTGTCTCGCCGCATCGGCGTGAAATCGCTTCGGCTACGCCCCAAATCACTGCGGCCAGCGGCGGGTTCGACGACAAAGTCATCGCCATCGGATCGTCGACGGGGGGAGTCGATGCCCTTTTGGCCGTGATCGGCCAATTTCCCGCAGATTGTCCCCCGACCGTGGTGACCCAACACATGCCCGCTGGCTTTACCGGTAGCTTTGCCAATCGTCTTGACGCGAACGCCGCGCCGGAGGTCGTCGAAGCGCGCTCCGGCGAAGTTCTCCAGCGTGGCCGCGTCTATCTCGCGCCTGGGGGGAAGACGCATCTTGAGGTGGCGCATGCTAAAAAGTTAATTTGCCGACTGCGGGAGGCCCCTCCCGTCAATGGGCATCGCCCCTCTGTCGATGTCCTGTTCAATTCTGTCGCGAACATGGCGGGGGCGAACGTCGTCGGGGCGATCCTGACTGGAATGGGCGCTGACGGGGCTCAGGGGCTTTTGCAAATCAGAAATGCCGGCGGGTACACGGTTGGCCAGGATCGCGAGACCTCTGTTATCTACGGGATGCCTCGCGTCGCCTATGAGATGGGCGCGGTCTGCACCCAGCTCCCGCTCCCAGATATTGCCTCAGCTATTCTCAACGCATGCCGACGATCGTCGAAAAGGGGGGTCGCGTGA
- a CDS encoding response regulator, whose product MRSLKVLVADDHWVARASIISLLPQLAEAVTTAEAVSAETIIEKIETEGPFDLVILDLNMPQTDPWETIFQIRSRMDSVPIMIMSVSERREDVLGCLEHGAVGYVPKTAEPEAIVRSMKRVLAGEVTLPLRILQTESGEPHASVISDDRSFALACAAYEKLTPRQKEIFIQLGEEASNQEIADNLGLSINTVRVHIQSIATKLNERNRTKIAALALRIGRRVAQAA is encoded by the coding sequence ATGAGAAGCTTAAAAGTCCTGGTTGCTGACGATCACTGGGTGGCTCGCGCCTCGATCATCAGCCTGCTCCCGCAATTGGCTGAGGCGGTCACGACGGCGGAAGCTGTGTCCGCGGAGACCATTATTGAGAAAATCGAGACGGAGGGGCCCTTCGACCTTGTCATTCTCGATCTCAATATGCCGCAGACCGATCCTTGGGAGACGATTTTCCAGATCCGCTCCAGGATGGACAGCGTTCCGATCATGATCATGTCGGTAAGCGAGCGGCGCGAAGATGTCCTTGGCTGCCTTGAACACGGGGCGGTGGGCTATGTGCCGAAGACCGCCGAGCCGGAAGCGATCGTCAGGTCGATGAAACGGGTACTCGCCGGTGAGGTCACCTTGCCGCTCCGCATTCTCCAAACGGAATCAGGCGAACCCCATGCCAGCGTGATTTCCGATGACCGGAGCTTTGCTCTCGCCTGTGCAGCCTATGAAAAGCTGACGCCGCGGCAGAAGGAAATCTTCATCCAGTTGGGTGAGGAGGCCAGTAACCAAGAGATCGCGGACAATCTGGGACTGTCCATCAATACCGTCCGGGTTCACATCCAGTCGATCGCGACCAAACTCAACGAGCGCAACCGGACGAAAATCGCGGCCCTCGCCCTGCGCATCGGGCGCCGGGTGGCCCAGGCGGCCTAG
- a CDS encoding hybrid sensor histidine kinase/response regulator, translated as MTMATVAPTMFSPMGKAGLRILLVEDDDVDAVLTQRYLKWANPYGELHRVRSVAEALEVFAPARFDVLLIDEYLGADYGTDLVRQARALDPLATLILMTGGDEADISSRALWVGADDFILKDQLSEPFLSRVLAYAVARKRTETELRRAKSEAQEGAAAKSKFIALLSHEIRTPLHGIIGMAEALGSSRLDDLQAELVGALDEASNQLLQIVNNILEQAENSAKGVSIEVEVASVPDAIETVLRVHREAAAKKGLTLTCRIRQNVPTRLIFDPLRFGQVLGNLVSNAIKFTDTGTITVTTDYDGHLLVVSVRDTGRGMPPETLETCFEPFGKATKADPDRGSGLGLSICREIIEATGGEIEAFSTQGVGTVVEVRMPVRRPPTAVNEHAQSDQRPR; from the coding sequence ATGACAATGGCGACAGTTGCTCCCACCATGTTCTCGCCTATGGGAAAGGCTGGGCTGAGAATTCTCCTTGTGGAGGATGACGATGTCGACGCGGTCCTCACACAGCGTTACCTTAAATGGGCAAATCCCTATGGGGAACTACACCGCGTTCGATCGGTTGCGGAGGCCTTGGAGGTGTTCGCGCCGGCGCGCTTCGATGTCCTCCTGATTGACGAATATTTGGGCGCGGATTATGGGACGGATCTCGTCCGCCAGGCTCGGGCTCTCGACCCTCTTGCGACGCTGATATTGATGACCGGCGGTGACGAGGCAGATATTTCCTCCCGCGCCCTCTGGGTGGGGGCTGATGATTTTATCCTAAAAGATCAATTGTCAGAACCGTTCTTGTCACGGGTCCTGGCCTATGCGGTCGCGCGGAAACGGACAGAAACCGAGCTTCGTCGGGCAAAGTCGGAGGCGCAAGAAGGGGCGGCGGCCAAGAGCAAGTTTATCGCGCTCTTAAGCCATGAGATCAGAACACCGCTACACGGTATTATCGGCATGGCCGAAGCCCTTGGGAGCTCTCGCCTTGACGACTTACAGGCCGAGCTGGTGGGGGCTTTGGACGAGGCGAGCAATCAACTCCTACAGATTGTAAACAACATACTCGAACAGGCTGAAAATTCAGCCAAGGGCGTGTCGATCGAAGTCGAAGTGGCGTCCGTCCCCGATGCGATCGAGACTGTTCTGAGGGTTCATCGAGAAGCCGCCGCCAAAAAGGGGCTCACTTTGACCTGCCGCATTCGTCAGAACGTGCCGACCCGTCTGATATTCGATCCCCTGCGCTTCGGTCAGGTTCTAGGTAATCTGGTCTCGAACGCCATCAAATTTACCGATACGGGCACGATCACCGTCACGACCGATTATGATGGACATCTTCTGGTTGTCAGCGTCCGGGATACGGGAAGGGGGATGCCACCGGAAACCCTGGAAACGTGCTTCGAACCCTTTGGGAAGGCGACAAAGGCGGATCCCGATCGCGGATCGGGTCTGGGCTTATCGATTTGTCGGGAGATCATCGAAGCGACCGGTGGCGAGATCGAGGCATTCAGCACCCAAGGGGTGGGGACCGTCGTAGAAGTCAGAATGCCGGTGCGACGTCCCCCGACAGCCGTGAATGAACACGCCCAGAGCGATCAACGGCCAAGATGA